The genomic segment CATGGCGCGGCCGACCGGGATGGCCTCCTCGATCTTCGAGCGGAGACCCGACAGGTCGCCCGGCAGATCGTTGGCCGTGAGCGATGTCCGTACCGCCGACATTCCGCAGCCGATGTCCACGCCCACCGCCGCCGGGCAGACCGCGCCGTGCATCGCGATCACCGAGCCGACCGTCGCGCCCTTGCCGTAGTGGACGTCCGGCATGACCGCGAGGCCCTTGATCCACGGCAGCGTCGCGACGTTCCGCAACTGCTGCATCGCGCCGTCCTCGACGGAAGCCGGATCGGCCCACATGCGTATGGGCACCTTCGCGCCCGGCACCTCGACGTACGACATAACCCCTCGATCCCCCTGAAAACACCGGCTCAGCGAAAGCGGATGAAAACGTACCGAAATCACTGAAACCACTGAAAAGTACGAAAGCGCAAAATCCGGCGCCAAGATCGACAAACAAGTCAGCCGACCGGCATTCACAGCAGCGCGTGCGATACACATTGTGTCCACCGGCCGCCATCGAGCGGCAACCCGTTTTCACACCGAAGGGGGCCTCGGACCGTGCGACCCATGGCGTACGTACCCGGCGTCGCGCTCGTCGCAGCGCTCGTCGTCGGCTGTACCGCCGGCTCCGGGACCGACGGCTCCGCCGCCGACAGCAAGCCCGGCAGCCCGACGGTTTCCGCCGCACCTCCCGGCAAGTACCGGACGCTTCCCAGCGCCTGCCGTTCCGTCGCCCGCGACACCCTGCGGGACCTCCTGCCGGGCATCGCCCAGCTGCCCGAACAGCAGCAGGAGCAGGCGTACGGCGGCACTCCGGCCGTCACCTACGACACCGACCGGCGCGTCGGCTGCCGCTGGAGCTCGGAGGCCACGGACGCGTCCCACAAGCTCGTCCTCGACTACGAGCGCGTCGTCTCGTACGACCCCGCCGTCAGCGACGACGACCGGGCGGACGCGGTGTACGAGCAGAAGAAGGCCGCCGCCCGGCTGCCCGCCGCCACCTCGACGGGAGCTTCGACCGGGGCCACCACGGGCACCCGGAGCAGCCCTC from the Streptomyces sp. AM 4-1-1 genome contains:
- a CDS encoding DUF3558 domain-containing protein — protein: MAYVPGVALVAALVVGCTAGSGTDGSAADSKPGSPTVSAAPPGKYRTLPSACRSVARDTLRDLLPGIAQLPEQQQEQAYGGTPAVTYDTDRRVGCRWSSEATDASHKLVLDYERVVSYDPAVSDDDRADAVYEQKKAAARLPAATSTGASTGATTGTRSSPPVSSTSPGSGGTDGGTDLRPRVLDELGDAAFLDDLLTPAGSTAQHRTVSVVFRTSNVVVTVQYTEQPAFTSVVPDSAELQEKTQALARKLAQRISE